A window from Cytobacillus sp. IB215665 encodes these proteins:
- a CDS encoding DNA internalization-related competence protein ComEC/Rec2: MNKSYMYALIAAVLGILTSYHSLHPTVLFCLLLYFVYVFFKERYTTAVIFFTLYIFFFLYATYIDKQNISNISPTATEFIVKFTSDIQINGNQLTTTVKLPNKEKVLLRFKISSKMEKEALSSIQLGMKCYLTGTLEEPASSRNPYEFNYKSYLRSHRVHWILKPESIQLNQCSTDGMTLYDHIVLMRQKGIKFTMVNLSTVSSGFVTALIYGYRHAIDEQVLSSYQKLGIVHLLAISGLHVGFVTGFIYLIGLRIGITRETMTNLLLFIIPVYIIVAGGSPSVMRAGFMTWCIFLAIKLSLKVHIINVLSLICLCMLLIDPYQLFEVGFQLSFIVTYSLIFSANKIIMHKKNRISQLLWVSVIAQLSALPIIIYNFYEISPLSILLNLLFVPFFSLFILPLSFITLTSFFIYPSIGKLVDLCLSFALNNANEFVSSLSSISISSLTFGRPTTIVMFGYAFSIILFFIYLEKEGTWRRLTVPICIFFIVVLFNWNWYFFSNQGEVIMLDIGQGDSILITLPNRKAVYLIDTGGSIPFTQELWQQKSNTFQVGEDVILPLLKAKGIRKIDKLILTHSDMDHAGESFTLFDNIHIDEVVLSNTKLITNFEKELVGKAISSNTHITLVKKGDQWIDHGYTFYVLSPSGTEIDENNQSIVIFTAIGGLDWLFTGDLEAEGELALMRSFPNLSSNVLKVGHHGSDTSTTEQFLTAINPSFALISAGKNNIFNHPHEKVIDRLAIRNIRIFRTDKHGAIIYTYTNETGTFYTISP, translated from the coding sequence ATGAACAAAAGTTACATGTATGCTTTAATAGCAGCTGTATTAGGAATATTAACCTCATATCACTCATTACATCCTACCGTATTGTTTTGTTTACTCCTCTATTTTGTTTACGTATTTTTTAAAGAGAGATATACTACAGCCGTTATTTTTTTCACACTGTACATTTTTTTCTTCCTTTATGCAACTTATATAGATAAACAAAATATAAGTAACATCTCCCCGACAGCTACCGAATTTATTGTTAAATTCACTTCTGATATTCAAATTAATGGTAACCAGTTAACGACAACAGTCAAACTTCCAAATAAGGAAAAAGTGTTATTACGATTTAAAATAAGCTCTAAAATGGAGAAGGAAGCTTTATCTTCTATACAATTAGGTATGAAGTGTTATTTAACAGGGACACTTGAAGAACCAGCTAGTAGTAGAAATCCTTATGAATTTAATTATAAATCATATTTGCGAAGTCACAGAGTACATTGGATTCTTAAACCAGAAAGCATTCAATTGAATCAATGCTCTACAGATGGTATGACTCTGTATGATCATATAGTATTAATGAGACAAAAAGGTATCAAGTTTACGATGGTCAATCTTTCTACCGTATCATCAGGGTTCGTTACAGCGTTAATATATGGATATCGACATGCTATAGATGAACAAGTGTTATCTTCTTATCAGAAATTAGGTATCGTTCATTTGTTAGCCATTTCAGGACTACACGTTGGGTTTGTGACAGGTTTCATATATTTAATAGGTTTAAGGATTGGCATAACACGTGAAACAATGACTAATTTACTACTATTTATCATCCCTGTATACATTATTGTAGCAGGAGGATCACCTTCGGTAATGAGGGCAGGTTTTATGACATGGTGTATATTCTTAGCCATTAAATTATCATTAAAAGTCCACATCATCAATGTTCTAAGTTTAATATGTTTATGTATGTTACTAATCGATCCATATCAGTTATTTGAAGTTGGATTTCAGTTGTCATTTATCGTTACTTATTCATTAATTTTTTCAGCCAACAAAATTATTATGCACAAAAAAAATAGGATATCTCAATTATTATGGGTGTCAGTAATTGCTCAATTATCAGCATTACCGATTATTATATATAATTTTTATGAAATATCTCCCCTTAGTATCCTTCTTAACCTTTTGTTCGTACCATTTTTTTCTTTGTTTATTCTCCCTTTGTCATTTATAACATTAACAAGTTTTTTTATTTATCCATCAATAGGTAAGTTAGTTGATTTATGCCTTTCTTTTGCTCTAAATAATGCAAATGAGTTTGTTTCTTCGTTATCCAGCATTTCAATATCATCTCTTACATTTGGAAGGCCAACTACAATCGTTATGTTTGGGTATGCTTTTAGTATTATTCTGTTCTTTATATATTTAGAGAAAGAAGGGACTTGGAGAAGGTTAACCGTTCCGATTTGTATATTTTTTATTGTAGTATTGTTTAATTGGAACTGGTATTTTTTTAGCAACCAAGGGGAAGTCATAATGCTTGATATTGGTCAAGGCGACAGTATATTAATTACACTTCCAAATCGAAAGGCGGTTTATTTAATTGATACCGGAGGTTCTATACCATTTACTCAAGAATTATGGCAACAGAAGAGTAACACATTTCAAGTAGGTGAAGATGTAATATTACCTTTATTAAAAGCAAAAGGTATTAGAAAAATTGATAAATTAATTTTAACTCATAGTGATATGGACCATGCAGGAGAATCGTTTACGTTGTTTGATAACATCCACATAGACGAAGTAGTATTGTCTAATACAAAGCTTATTACTAATTTTGAAAAGGAATTAGTTGGAAAAGCAATATCTTCAAATACACATATAACATTAGTAAAAAAAGGGGATCAATGGATAGATCATGGGTATACATTTTATGTATTATCACCAAGTGGAACAGAAATAGATGAGAACAATCAATCAATTGTGATTTTTACCGCTATCGGTGGTTTAGATTGGCTTTTTACTGGAGATTTAGAGGCGGAAGGAGAGTTGGCACTTATGAGATCCTTTCCGAATTTATCAAGTAACGTATTGAAAGTTGGTCATCATGGTAGCGATACTTCAACTACAGAACAATTTCTTACAGCCATTAACCCATCATTTGCATTAATATCCGCTGGAAAAAATAATATATTCAATCATCCCCATGAAAAGGTAATAGATCGTTTAGCTATAAGAAATATTCGTATATTTAGAACAGATAAACATGGAGCAATCATATACACATATACAAATGAAACTGGAACCTTTTACACAATATCACCATAA
- a CDS encoding YqzM family protein, with translation MNQFEENVQSKRNDAIDSGVGFIVSFGFFATMFIIATVVKLLGS, from the coding sequence GTGAATCAATTTGAAGAAAATGTCCAAAGTAAGCGAAACGATGCTATAGATTCAGGAGTTGGGTTTATCGTATCTTTCGGATTTTTTGCAACTATGTTTATCATTGCTACAGTAGTTAAACTTTTAGGTTCTTAA
- the holA gene encoding DNA polymerase III subunit delta, with product MALDIWRKIKQDNINNLYLLYGKETYLLNETKKLLISHGLKNEEREFNLSTYNLEETPIEAGIEDAETYPFFGDKKIVIFNNPTFLTSEKGKIEHDLKKLESYMNQPADFSIIVFYAPYEKLDERKKLTKLLKKNAELLVANTLTEQELQKWIVERAESFQVIIQNDAVEEMLRLVGTNLMLLTTEIDKLALYVGPGGKISHETVTLLVARTLEQNIFTLIDFIVQRKPAEAMQILFDLIEQKEEPIKILSLVSNQFRLIYQVKELARQGYNQQKISSIIKVHPYRVKLAAGQAKLFGDQELKGIIGQLAEADYDMKVGNIDKQLILELFIMSLQEQIH from the coding sequence ATGGCACTTGACATATGGAGGAAAATTAAACAAGACAATATTAACAACTTATACTTATTATATGGAAAAGAAACATATTTACTCAATGAGACAAAAAAATTACTTATTTCTCACGGGTTAAAGAATGAAGAAAGAGAATTTAATTTATCTACATATAATTTAGAGGAAACTCCTATAGAAGCTGGGATAGAAGATGCAGAAACATATCCGTTTTTTGGTGATAAAAAAATCGTCATATTTAACAATCCTACTTTTTTGACTAGTGAGAAGGGTAAAATCGAACATGATTTAAAAAAGCTGGAATCTTATATGAATCAGCCAGCAGATTTTTCAATTATAGTATTTTATGCTCCATATGAAAAATTAGATGAGAGAAAAAAGCTTACTAAATTACTAAAGAAAAATGCGGAATTACTTGTAGCTAACACATTGACAGAACAAGAGCTTCAAAAATGGATAGTGGAAAGAGCAGAATCATTTCAAGTGATTATACAAAATGATGCCGTGGAAGAAATGCTACGTTTAGTAGGTACGAATCTTATGCTACTTACAACTGAAATTGATAAATTAGCATTATACGTAGGACCCGGTGGGAAGATATCACACGAAACAGTAACATTACTTGTAGCTAGAACACTTGAACAAAATATTTTTACATTGATAGATTTTATTGTTCAGAGAAAACCAGCTGAAGCAATGCAAATTTTATTTGATTTAATCGAGCAAAAGGAAGAGCCGATAAAGATATTGTCTTTAGTATCAAACCAGTTTCGCTTAATATATCAAGTGAAAGAATTAGCAAGACAAGGCTATAACCAACAAAAAATTTCATCGATTATAAAAGTTCATCCATATCGCGTAAAGCTAGCTGCTGGGCAAGCTAAGCTCTTTGGGGATCAAGAATTAAAAGGAATTATCGGTCAACTAGCAGAAGCAGACTACGATATGAAAGTCGGTAATATAGATAAACAATTGATTTTAGAACTATTTATTATGTCATTACAAGAGCAAATACACTAA
- the rpsT gene encoding 30S ribosomal protein S20 produces MPNIKSAIKRVKTGDKRRAHNATLKTAMRSAVKNFEVLVDNKDVENAQAAFVLASKKLDKAASKGIIHKNVASRQKSRLAKKLNSITA; encoded by the coding sequence ATGCCAAATATTAAATCAGCTATTAAACGTGTAAAAACAGGCGATAAGCGTCGTGCTCATAATGCTACACTTAAAACTGCAATGCGCTCTGCTGTTAAAAACTTTGAAGTACTTGTTGACAACAAAGACGTTGAAAATGCGCAAGCTGCATTTGTATTAGCTTCTAAAAAGCTAGATAAAGCTGCAAGCAAGGGGATCATCCATAAAAATGTTGCATCCCGTCAAAAATCTCGCTTAGCAAAAAAATTAAACAGCATTACTGCTTAA
- the gpr gene encoding GPR endopeptidase codes for MSQLDLSKYSVRTDLAIEAHEMALESNAREEAKKEQSSINGVVVKENDIGGVKVTKVDINNDGAKAVGKKAGCYVTLQAEGIRQQDTELQQHVEEVFANEFSNFLQQLNIQKDASCLVVGLGNWNVTPDALGPIAVENLLITRHLFKLQPESIQGGFRSVSAIAPGVMGLTGIETSNIIHGVIEKSQPDFVIAIDALAARSIERVNATIQISDTGIHPGSGVGNKRKELSIETLGIPVIAIGIPTVVDAVSITSDTVDFILKHFGREMKEGSRPSRSLAPAGMTFGERRKLTEEDLPEDPHRQTFMGMVGTLEEDEKRKLIHEVLSPLGHNLMVTPKEVDVFIEDMANVIASGLNAALHDQVDQDNAGAYTH; via the coding sequence TTGTCTCAATTAGACCTAAGTAAGTATTCTGTACGAACCGATTTAGCAATAGAAGCTCATGAAATGGCATTAGAAAGCAATGCGAGGGAAGAAGCTAAAAAGGAACAATCGTCAATCAATGGAGTGGTAGTAAAAGAGAATGATATCGGCGGTGTAAAGGTTACGAAAGTTGATATAAATAATGACGGGGCTAAGGCGGTAGGAAAAAAAGCTGGATGTTACGTCACTCTTCAAGCAGAAGGGATTAGACAACAGGATACTGAGTTACAACAGCATGTCGAAGAAGTTTTCGCTAATGAATTCAGTAATTTTTTACAGCAGTTAAACATTCAAAAAGATGCTAGTTGTTTAGTCGTTGGCTTAGGAAACTGGAACGTTACTCCTGATGCTTTAGGACCTATAGCAGTAGAAAACTTGTTAATTACTAGACATCTATTTAAACTTCAACCTGAAAGTATCCAGGGTGGCTTTAGATCAGTAAGTGCCATCGCACCAGGTGTAATGGGTTTAACCGGGATAGAAACAAGTAATATTATTCACGGGGTTATCGAAAAGTCACAACCTGATTTTGTTATTGCAATTGATGCATTAGCTGCAAGGTCAATTGAACGTGTAAATGCTACAATTCAAATCTCTGATACAGGCATTCATCCTGGGTCTGGTGTGGGTAATAAGCGTAAAGAACTGAGTATTGAAACGTTGGGCATTCCTGTTATAGCAATTGGTATCCCAACTGTTGTTGATGCAGTCTCAATTACTAGTGACACCGTTGACTTTATATTGAAACACTTTGGTAGAGAAATGAAAGAGGGAAGCCGTCCATCTCGTTCACTTGCACCTGCGGGAATGACCTTTGGAGAAAGACGAAAACTTACAGAAGAAGATTTACCGGAAGATCCGCATCGTCAAACGTTTATGGGGATGGTGGGAACTCTAGAAGAAGATGAGAAGCGTAAATTAATTCATGAGGTACTATCACCACTTGGACATAACTTAATGGTAACTCCGAAAGAAGTAGATGTATTTATTGAAGATATGGCGAATGTTATTGCATCAGGCTTAAATGCTGCCTTACATGATCAAGTTGATCAGGATAATGCAGGGGCGTATACACATTGA
- the spoIIP gene encoding stage II sporulation protein P, whose product MRFERGQGMVMTIKGSNIKKTIIIMMLGCMMIFSVTAIMTSLKPKYRISSSSINDLTTSLTSESLLYLLSLENHYFSQILSTKPETNFPSLLFEMATSINLDDPRSLLGSELPGYALYDSKIIVAGEGTNYTNLPYESAPPIEVLLAERDASVQNMEEVDGETEEVTPPVLTTNGKDVVYIYHTHSRESYLPHLEGVTEPDKAYHSEVNVTLVGERLASELEKRGIGVQLDQTDIMGQLIAKKWEFFQAYDQSKPLVQSAMTSNRDLQYFIDIHRDANRKEQTTHVINGKSYAKTAFVIGGNNARYERNLKLADDLHQLLQQKYPGLSRGVFEWSGEGVNGMYNQDLSDNVMLIEFGGVDNTFEELNRTAAAIADVFSEYYWQAEKVSTESDATAQ is encoded by the coding sequence ATGAGATTTGAGCGAGGTCAAGGAATGGTTATGACAATAAAGGGGTCTAATATAAAAAAAACAATAATCATCATGATGTTAGGTTGCATGATGATATTTTCGGTTACTGCAATAATGACATCGCTAAAGCCAAAATATCGTATTTCGTCATCTTCCATCAACGATTTAACAACTAGTCTTACTAGTGAATCATTACTTTATTTATTATCACTTGAAAATCATTATTTTTCTCAAATTTTATCAACTAAACCAGAAACAAATTTCCCTTCTCTACTTTTTGAAATGGCAACGAGCATTAACCTTGATGACCCACGGAGCTTACTTGGCAGTGAATTACCTGGTTATGCGTTGTATGACAGTAAAATAATTGTCGCTGGTGAAGGAACTAATTACACAAATTTACCTTATGAATCAGCGCCTCCAATAGAGGTATTACTAGCTGAAAGAGATGCTTCAGTTCAAAATATGGAAGAAGTGGATGGTGAAACTGAAGAAGTAACTCCCCCAGTATTAACAACAAACGGTAAAGACGTTGTCTACATTTATCATACACATAGTCGTGAATCTTACTTACCTCATCTAGAAGGGGTAACTGAACCTGATAAAGCTTATCATTCCGAAGTTAATGTTACCTTAGTTGGTGAGCGTCTAGCATCTGAGTTGGAAAAAAGAGGGATAGGAGTTCAGCTAGATCAAACAGACATAATGGGACAATTAATCGCTAAAAAGTGGGAGTTTTTTCAGGCATATGACCAATCCAAACCTTTAGTGCAAAGTGCAATGACTAGTAACCGTGATTTGCAATATTTTATAGATATTCACCGTGATGCCAATAGGAAAGAACAAACAACACATGTGATTAATGGTAAATCATATGCTAAGACCGCTTTTGTTATTGGAGGAAATAATGCTCGTTATGAACGTAACCTTAAGCTCGCTGATGACCTACATCAATTGTTACAGCAAAAATACCCTGGTCTAAGTAGAGGGGTATTTGAATGGAGTGGAGAAGGAGTAAATGGTATGTATAATCAAGACCTATCGGACAATGTCATGCTAATAGAATTTGGTGGCGTGGATAATACCTTTGAGGAATTGAACCGTACTGCAGCAGCTATTGCTGATGTCTTTAGTGAGTATTATTGGCAAGCTGAGAAAGTATCTACCGAATCAGATGCGACTGCACAGTAA
- a CDS encoding YqxA family protein: MKCFLLCTVLLFGVLIGMQKANSGIIEMKGYDDPSFRGALEIAETSNGEFEASVLGLEATSHDLKQKQQQLAEIKAFNLFSSMGKTIAEAVSNTFQKILQMIDTLFAKIMEGKSG; the protein is encoded by the coding sequence ATGAAGTGCTTTCTTTTATGTACAGTCCTTCTTTTTGGTGTATTGATAGGAATGCAGAAGGCCAATAGTGGGATTATTGAGATGAAAGGGTATGATGACCCTTCATTTCGAGGTGCATTAGAAATTGCTGAAACCTCTAATGGAGAATTTGAGGCAAGTGTTCTAGGTTTGGAAGCAACGAGTCATGATTTGAAACAAAAACAACAACAATTAGCAGAAATCAAAGCCTTTAATCTATTTTCATCAATGGGGAAAACTATTGCGGAAGCGGTAAGTAATACATTTCAGAAAATATTACAAATGATTGATACTCTCTTTGCGAAAATTATGGAAGGTAAATCAGGCTAA
- the lepA gene encoding translation elongation factor 4 — MNKKERVNRQSKIRNFSIIAHIDHGKSTLADRILEKTGALAQREMKDQLLDSMDLERERGITIKLNAVQLKYNAQDGEEYIFHLIDTPGHVDFTYEVSRSLAACEGAVLVVDAAQGIEAQTLANVYLALDNDLEILPVINKIDLPSADPEKVRQEIEDVIGLDASDAVLASAKAGIGIEDILEQVVQTVPAPTGDTEAPLKALIFDSLYDSYRGVIAYIRVVEGTVKPGQKIRMMATGKEFEVNEVGVFSPKAVLQDELSVGDVGFLTASIKNVGDTRVGDTITDAKNSAVEPLPGYRRLNPMVFCGLYPIDTAKYNDLREALEKLELNDSALQFEPETSQALGFGFRCGFLGLLHMEIIQERIEREFGIDLITTAPSVIYQVYLTDGTEVRVDNPSNMPDPQSIERVEEPYVKATIMVPNDFVGAVMDLCQNKRGIFIDMQYLDENRVSIIYEIPLSEIVYDFFDQLKSNTKGYASFDYELIGYKASKLVKMDILLNGEQVDALSFIVHRDSAYERGKLIVEKLKDLIPRQQFEVPVQATIGTKVVARSTIKAMRKNVLAKCYGGDISRKRKLLEKQKEGKKRMKSVGSVEVPQEAFMAVLKMDEEK; from the coding sequence ATGAACAAGAAAGAAAGAGTAAATAGGCAATCAAAAATACGGAACTTTTCTATAATAGCGCATATTGATCATGGAAAATCAACCTTAGCAGATCGTATATTGGAGAAGACGGGTGCTTTAGCCCAACGTGAGATGAAAGATCAATTGTTAGATTCAATGGATCTTGAACGAGAGCGTGGAATTACAATTAAATTAAACGCTGTTCAATTGAAATATAATGCCCAAGACGGAGAAGAATATATTTTTCATTTGATTGATACACCAGGGCATGTTGATTTTACTTATGAAGTCTCTAGAAGCTTAGCTGCATGTGAAGGTGCAGTATTAGTAGTTGATGCAGCTCAAGGTATTGAAGCTCAAACATTGGCAAATGTATATTTAGCACTGGATAATGACTTAGAAATACTCCCAGTCATAAATAAAATAGATCTACCGAGTGCCGACCCTGAAAAGGTAAGACAAGAAATTGAAGATGTTATCGGTCTGGATGCTTCTGATGCAGTTTTAGCTTCTGCTAAAGCTGGTATTGGAATTGAAGATATACTTGAACAAGTTGTTCAAACTGTCCCTGCACCAACTGGAGATACAGAAGCACCGCTTAAGGCTCTCATATTTGATTCTTTATACGATTCCTATCGAGGAGTTATTGCATATATTCGAGTCGTTGAAGGAACAGTAAAGCCTGGTCAAAAAATAAGAATGATGGCAACTGGAAAAGAGTTTGAAGTTAACGAAGTAGGAGTATTCTCACCTAAAGCTGTGTTACAGGACGAACTGAGTGTTGGAGACGTAGGCTTTTTAACAGCATCAATTAAAAATGTTGGTGATACCCGTGTAGGTGATACAATTACTGATGCAAAAAACAGTGCAGTAGAACCGCTTCCAGGTTATCGACGCTTGAATCCAATGGTGTTTTGTGGATTATATCCAATAGATACTGCGAAATATAATGACCTTCGTGAAGCATTAGAGAAATTGGAGCTTAATGATTCGGCATTGCAATTTGAGCCAGAAACTTCTCAAGCGCTTGGATTTGGATTCCGTTGTGGATTTCTAGGTCTATTGCATATGGAAATCATTCAAGAGAGAATTGAACGAGAATTTGGTATTGATTTAATTACAACAGCACCGAGTGTAATTTATCAAGTTTATTTAACAGATGGTACCGAGGTGCGAGTTGATAATCCTTCCAATATGCCAGATCCACAAAGTATTGAACGAGTGGAAGAACCATATGTTAAGGCAACAATCATGGTTCCTAATGATTTTGTAGGTGCTGTAATGGATCTATGCCAAAATAAGCGCGGCATCTTCATCGATATGCAATATTTAGATGAAAACCGAGTTAGTATTATTTATGAAATTCCATTGTCAGAAATTGTGTACGATTTCTTCGATCAGTTAAAATCAAACACGAAGGGTTATGCTTCGTTTGATTATGAGCTTATCGGTTACAAAGCTTCAAAGCTTGTAAAGATGGACATTTTATTAAATGGAGAGCAAGTAGACGCATTATCATTTATTGTTCACCGTGATTCTGCATATGAACGTGGGAAGCTTATCGTTGAAAAACTGAAGGATTTAATACCAAGACAACAGTTCGAAGTACCTGTTCAAGCTACAATTGGTACTAAAGTAGTTGCTCGTTCCACTATCAAAGCTATGCGGAAGAACGTATTGGCAAAATGTTACGGTGGGGATATATCCCGTAAGCGGAAGCTTCTTGAAAAGCAAAAAGAAGGAAAAAAACGGATGAAGTCAGTTGGATCTGTCGAAGTTCCGCAAGAAGCATTTATGGCAGTGTTAAAGATGGATGAAGAAAAATAA
- the hemW gene encoding radical SAM family heme chaperone HemW — translation MASGVYIHIPFCEHICHYCDFNKVYLKGQPVNEYLNSLEEEMHQTLERYPSNDIRSIFVGGGTPTAINIKQLERLLESIKRYIKPVNDKLEFTFEANPGETLTKEKIKLLYEAGVNRISFGVQSFDNKILQQIGRAHRKEDIFKSVDWAKEVGFNNVNLDLMYSLPGQTISQVDETLQEAFSLNVDHFSAYSLIVEPKTVFFNLQKKGKLHLPSQEEEVTMFEHVIEQMKKHGYNQYEISNFAKPGMESVHNLTYWNNEEYYGFGAGAHSYIDGKRITNAGPLNKYITEVARHGQGTTESHEVTQQEKMEEEMFLGLRKIKGVSKGAFFNKFNEDIHDRFHSQIIEQQRKGLLEEDEYYIRLTHRGMLLGNEVFQAFI, via the coding sequence GTGGCATCTGGAGTGTACATTCATATACCCTTTTGTGAACATATATGTCATTATTGCGATTTTAATAAAGTTTATTTAAAGGGGCAGCCAGTAAATGAATATTTAAATTCGTTAGAAGAAGAGATGCATCAAACTCTTGAGCGCTATCCTTCAAATGATATTCGTTCGATATTTGTTGGCGGAGGGACACCGACAGCCATAAATATTAAACAACTTGAAAGGTTACTTGAAAGTATTAAGCGATATATTAAACCTGTGAATGATAAGTTAGAATTTACGTTTGAAGCGAACCCTGGTGAAACATTAACAAAAGAAAAGATAAAATTGTTATACGAAGCTGGCGTAAATAGAATCAGCTTTGGAGTGCAGTCATTTGATAATAAGATTTTACAACAAATCGGACGAGCGCATCGCAAAGAAGATATTTTTAAATCAGTAGATTGGGCTAAAGAGGTAGGATTTAACAACGTTAATCTTGACTTAATGTATAGTTTACCAGGACAAACAATTTCTCAAGTGGACGAGACTTTACAAGAGGCATTCTCTCTAAATGTAGATCACTTTTCAGCATATTCTTTAATTGTTGAACCAAAAACTGTTTTTTTTAACTTGCAAAAAAAAGGAAAATTACACCTTCCATCTCAAGAAGAGGAAGTTACAATGTTTGAGCATGTCATAGAACAAATGAAAAAACATGGATATAACCAATATGAAATTAGTAATTTTGCTAAGCCTGGTATGGAGAGCGTGCATAACCTAACATATTGGAATAATGAAGAATACTATGGATTTGGCGCTGGTGCTCATAGTTATATTGATGGGAAAAGAATAACCAATGCAGGACCATTAAATAAATATATTACAGAAGTGGCTAGACATGGACAAGGTACGACAGAGAGTCATGAAGTAACGCAACAGGAAAAAATGGAAGAAGAAATGTTTCTCGGGTTGCGTAAAATAAAAGGGGTGTCAAAAGGAGCCTTCTTCAATAAATTTAATGAAGATATTCATGATAGGTTCCATAGTCAAATTATTGAGCAACAACGAAAAGGTTTGTTAGAAGAAGATGAATATTATATTAGATTAACTCATAGAGGCATGCTATTAGGCAATGAAGTGTTTCAAGCATTTATATAA
- the hrcA gene encoding heat-inducible transcriptional repressor HrcA yields MLTDRQLLILQVIVDDFIQSAQPVGSRTLSKKDEIMYSSATIRNEMADLEELGFIEKTHSSSGRVPSEKGYRYYVDNLLSPQLLTKEDVGNVKSIFTDHIYELEKIVKKSSQILSEMTNYTAIALGPKVIEHKLKRIQIVPINSETAVAIIITDTGHVENRTISFTSSIDPSDIEKMVNLLNERLVGVPLIELHDRIVMEVSNLLRTEVDSYDRLLNEILSSLSLKKENEVYFSGKTNMLSQPEFHDIHKVRTLLTMIDQEKEFYDLIRPNNVGLSIKIGKENKLSAMENCSLITATYSIGSEQLGSIAILGPTRMEYSRVISLLSLLSTDLSKVLTKLYQNN; encoded by the coding sequence ATGCTAACAGACCGTCAGTTATTAATTTTGCAAGTTATCGTTGATGATTTTATTCAATCTGCCCAACCAGTTGGCTCCAGAACATTGTCGAAAAAAGACGAAATCATGTATAGTTCAGCGACAATTAGAAATGAAATGGCTGATCTTGAAGAGTTAGGTTTTATTGAAAAAACACACAGTTCATCAGGACGAGTTCCATCTGAAAAGGGCTACCGTTATTATGTAGACAATTTACTGTCACCTCAATTGTTAACCAAGGAAGACGTAGGGAATGTGAAATCGATTTTTACAGACCACATTTATGAATTGGAAAAAATCGTTAAAAAGTCTTCGCAAATTTTGTCAGAAATGACAAACTATACAGCGATTGCTTTAGGCCCAAAGGTCATTGAACATAAATTAAAACGTATTCAAATCGTTCCGATTAATAGTGAGACTGCTGTGGCTATTATCATCACTGACACAGGTCATGTAGAAAATCGCACGATATCATTTACAAGTTCTATCGATCCTAGTGATATCGAAAAAATGGTTAATTTGTTAAACGAGAGATTAGTTGGTGTACCATTAATTGAGTTACATGATAGAATCGTCATGGAAGTATCGAACTTATTACGTACAGAAGTGGACAGCTATGACAGATTATTGAATGAAATCTTGAGTTCACTATCATTAAAGAAAGAAAATGAGGTTTATTTTAGCGGTAAGACAAATATGCTAAGTCAACCAGAGTTTCACGATATTCATAAAGTTCGTACACTACTTACGATGATTGATCAAGAAAAAGAATTTTATGACTTGATTAGGCCTAATAATGTTGGGTTAAGTATAAAAATCGGTAAAGAGAATAAGTTGTCGGCGATGGAAAATTGTAGCTTGATAACAGCAACGTACTCCATTGGTAGCGAACAGCTTGGATCTATAGCTATTTTAGGCCCAACAAGGATGGAATATTCACGCGTGATTAGCTTGTTATCATTACTTTCTACCGACTTATCAAAGGTACTGACTAAGCTGTATCAAAATAATTAA